Part of the Kitasatospora sp. NBC_01266 genome, CTGCGCCACTCCGGCGTCCTGCCCCTGCTGGCGACCCGTCCAGCCGCCACGCCGGAGACCCTGCGGATGGTCGAGCGCGGGCTCGGTGTGATGCGCGCGGCGGGTTTCCCGCTCGGCCGGGCGCTGGACGCGATCAACTCGCTGACCCTGTTCGTGCTGGCCCATGCCGCCTCCGAGGTCCGGACGGCGCCGGTCAACGAGGCCGAGGGCGCCGGGTCCACGGCCTTCCTGGCCGCTCTCGCCCCCGAGGAGTTCCCGCTGCTCGCCGAGGCCGCCGGCAGCGGCCAGGGGACGGACGACGAGGAGCGGTTCGCCTTCGCGCTCGACGCGCTGCTCACCGGCTTCGCCGCCTGGCTGCGGAGCGACCAGGGGTAGTCCGGGCAGGGCGCGACCGGACCTTCCGGGTGGCGGATCCGCGGGCGGCGGGACGGACTTTGTAAGAGTCCTTGACAGTAGAACGTCAGGAAGCTTTCCTAACGAATCAGCGTCAACCCGCTTTCCGTGCACGGGAGATCGCGTGTTCCCCGGCAGGACCGCACTGCTCGGCGCGGCCCCTCCCGCAGCACCGGATCGACCTGACCGCCCGCCTCTTCCCCCGGAGGCAGGGCCGGATTCCCTCACAAAGGAGTTCCGCGTGCGAAATCGCTGGACGAGACCGCTGGCGTCGGTCGTGACGGGGTGCCTGATCGGGCTCTCCGTCACCGCGCTGGCCACCGCGCCCGCCCAGGCCGCCACCGCCCCCAGCCACCCGTTCCCGACCCATGTGACCTACCAGGTCGGCGTCATGCCCTCGGCGTCCCAGAGCGCGCGGGACGCCGCGGTGGAGAAGCAGTACAACTCCTGGAAGTCGACCTACCTGGTGCACGGTTGCGCGAGCAACGAGTACTACGTCTCCACCAAGGGCGACAGCGACGCCACCAACAACGGCCCGGTCTCCGAGGGCCAGGGCTACGGCATGAACATCGTGCCGCTGATGGCGGGCTACGACCCCAACGCGCAGAGCGAGTTCAACGGACTGTGGCAGCTGGTCAAGGACCACGAGGACCAGTACGGCCTGATGCAGTGGCAGTTGGACGGCAAGAGCTGCCAGTACTACAGCGGTGGTACCCCGGACGCGGCCACCGACGGCGACCTGGACATCGGCTACGGCCTGATCCTGGCCGACGAGCAGTGGGGCGGCTACAGCGCCGACGCGCAGCAGTGGTTGTCGGCGATCTACGCTCACGACGTGGCCCCGGACGGGCACTTGAAGTGCGAGGACGACGGGCCGAACACCGACACCCGCCCGTCCGACCAGATGCTCGACCACCTGCGCGCGTTCGCCGCGTACGACACTTCGCACGACTGGAGCAAGGTGATCCAGCGCACCGAGGCGCTGGACAACGAGTTCACCGCCGCGTACTCCCCGAGCGGCGGCCTGCTCTCCGACTTCGTGGTCAACGCCGACACGACCAGCCCGAAGCCGGCGCCCGCCGACTACCAGGAGGACCAGCCGGACAACATCGTCGGCTACAACTCCATCCGGGTGCCCTGGCACCTGGGCACCGACGCGCTGCTCAACGGCAGTTCGACCGCCGCGACCGAGCTCGCCCTGGCCAAGAAGGAGAGCGCCTGCCTGAAGGGCGAGTCGGGCGGCAACCCGCAGAACGTCTATCCGCACACCAACCTGAACTGCACGCCGTACTCGACCTCCGACCAGGCCGAGGAGGCCGGCGACGCGGTCGGCCCGGCGGCGATGGCGTCGGGCGACCAGGCGTGGACCGACGCGATCTGGAACTACCTGCCCACCAACCCGTTCGGCGACGGCTACTACGGCGAGACCATCAAGACCCTGGTCTACCTCGTGATGGCCGGTGACTACTGGAGCCCGGCGAGCGGCACCGCGCCCACCAGCGACTTCTCGCTCTCGGCCGCGCCGGCCAGCGGTTCGGTGGCGGCGGGCTCGGGCGTGAGCGTGACCGTCGACACGGCGGTCACCGCGGGCAGCGCCGAGTCGGTGGCGTTGACGGCGTCGGGTCTGCCGTCGGGCGCGAGCGCGTCCTTCAGTCCGTCGTCGGTGACGGCGGGTGGTTCGGCCACGCTGTCGATCGCGACCTCGGCCGGTACGCCGGCGGGGAGTTATCCGATCACCATCACCGGTACGGGCGGCTCCGGCTCCCACACCGCGACCTACACCCTCACCGTGTCCGGTTCGGGGGGCGGTGGTTGCACGTCGGCGCAGCTGCTGGGTGATCCGGGGTTCGAGAACGGGGCGAACGCGGCGCCGTGGGTCCAGACGTCCGGGGTGGGTTCGGCGCCGGTGAACAACGACACGGCGGATGAGCCCGCGCATTCGGGTAGTTGGGACGCGTGGCTGGACGGCAACTCGAAGGCGGACACGGACACGGTGTCGCAGACCGTGAGCATTCCGGCGGGCTGCACGGCGACGCTCTCCTACTGGTTGCACATCGACACCACCGAGAACACCAGCACGGCCAAGCCGGACACGATGAGCGTGCAGCTGCTGGGCGGCAGCGGCAACGTGCTGGAGACGGTGGCCGGTTACTCCAACCTGAACAAGAACACCGGCTACGCGCAGCACACCGCCGATGTCTCGGCCTACGCGGGGCAGACGGTGACGCTGCGGTTCACCGGTACCGAGACCGACGCCAACGGCGGCACCACCAGCTTCGTGATCGATGACACCGCCCTCAACGTCTCCGGTGGCTCCGGCACCCACACCGCCGGCTACCCGCTGACCGTCAGCGGGTAGCCGGGGGCAGCACCCGGCAGGCCCGGCCCGGCGTGCGGCACGCCGGGCCGGGCCTGCCGGCAACTCCGCACTCATGAGCCGCAGTCCGCGGCGCAGGTCAGTTGCCGGTCACTTGCCGGTCGCCTGCTTCAGCGCGGCCTCGATGCCCTGCAACTGCTGGACCTGCCAGTCCTGGAAGGTGGCGGAGGCGGGGGCCAGGGTCTCGGTGACCTGGGCGACCGGGATGCCCTTGGCCTTGGCTGCGGCCACCTGGGCCATCACGTCGGGGTCGGAGTTCTGGGTGTTGAAGACGTAGATCGCGATCTGCTTCTGGGCGATCTGCTGGTCGATGGTGCTCTTGTCGGCGGCGGTCGGGTCGGTGCCCTCGCTCTCGGCGTCCAGGAAGGTCTCCGGGGTCAGCATCTTCAGCCCGAGGCTCTCGGCCAGCGGCGTCACGATGGACTCGGAGGCGCCGATCGGGGTGCCCGCGTACTTCGCCTTGATGTCGGCTTCCAACTGGTTGTACTGGGCCAGGGTCTTGGTGGTGAAGGTGGCCTGCTGGGCGTCGAAGTAGGCCGCGTCGGCGGGGTCCAGCTTCTTGTAGTCCGCGGTGATCTGGTCGATCACCTTGTGCAGGCTGTCCGCCGAGTACCACTGGTGCGGGTTGTCGCCCTCCTTCAGGCCCAGCAGGTCGCCGACCTTGAGGGCGGTGCGACCGGAGGCCGGGTTGGTGGCCAGCAGCTTGTCCGACCAGGCGTCGTAGCCGATCCCGTTGGTGATCACGAAGTCGGCGTCGGCGATGGTGCGGCCGTCGGCGGCGGTCGGCTCGTAGGAGTGCGGGTCGGTGTCCGGGTTGGTGATGATGCTGGTCACCTTCACGTGCTCGCCGCCCAGTTGGGTGGCGATCGAGCCCCAGAAGTTCTCCGCCGCCGTCACCTGGATCACCTTCGAGCCCCCGCCGCCGGCGCTGCCGGAGTTCGCGGTGCTCTTCGAGGCGGTGGAGCACGCGGTGACGAGCGTCAGCGCCGCCACGGCGGCGAGGCCGAGCACGGTTCTGACGGCGCGGCGGTTGGATATGCGGGTTCCCCCGGCCGAAGACCGGGGGAGGGGGCGGGCGGCGTTCATGACGGAGTACTCCTGGGAACCTGCGGACCCCGCGCACGGCGGGGTCCGGCGTTGCTGGACGCCGCTCACTCTAGATAGAAACGGTTTTCATAACCAGCCCAGCCTGGCACAAGATGACAATCATTACCGAATCTTGACGCAGGGCCACCGGAGGGTCTTCCGCGCGCGATAGGCTCGGCGTCGGCTCAATTGAGGAGT contains:
- a CDS encoding TetR/AcrR family transcriptional regulator C-terminal domain-containing protein, which translates into the protein MLADVAPFAEATSWQPALDAYARSLRAALLRHSGVLPLLATRPAATPETLRMVERGLGVMRAAGFPLGRALDAINSLTLFVLAHAASEVRTAPVNEAEGAGSTAFLAALAPEEFPLLAEAAGSGQGTDDEERFAFALDALLTGFAAWLRSDQG
- a CDS encoding glycosyl hydrolase family 8 — protein: MRNRWTRPLASVVTGCLIGLSVTALATAPAQAATAPSHPFPTHVTYQVGVMPSASQSARDAAVEKQYNSWKSTYLVHGCASNEYYVSTKGDSDATNNGPVSEGQGYGMNIVPLMAGYDPNAQSEFNGLWQLVKDHEDQYGLMQWQLDGKSCQYYSGGTPDAATDGDLDIGYGLILADEQWGGYSADAQQWLSAIYAHDVAPDGHLKCEDDGPNTDTRPSDQMLDHLRAFAAYDTSHDWSKVIQRTEALDNEFTAAYSPSGGLLSDFVVNADTTSPKPAPADYQEDQPDNIVGYNSIRVPWHLGTDALLNGSSTAATELALAKKESACLKGESGGNPQNVYPHTNLNCTPYSTSDQAEEAGDAVGPAAMASGDQAWTDAIWNYLPTNPFGDGYYGETIKTLVYLVMAGDYWSPASGTAPTSDFSLSAAPASGSVAAGSGVSVTVDTAVTAGSAESVALTASGLPSGASASFSPSSVTAGGSATLSIATSAGTPAGSYPITITGTGGSGSHTATYTLTVSGSGGGGCTSAQLLGDPGFENGANAAPWVQTSGVGSAPVNNDTADEPAHSGSWDAWLDGNSKADTDTVSQTVSIPAGCTATLSYWLHIDTTENTSTAKPDTMSVQLLGGSGNVLETVAGYSNLNKNTGYAQHTADVSAYAGQTVTLRFTGTETDANGGTTSFVIDDTALNVSGGSGTHTAGYPLTVSG
- a CDS encoding metal ABC transporter solute-binding protein, Zn/Mn family, which encodes MNAARPLPRSSAGGTRISNRRAVRTVLGLAAVAALTLVTACSTASKSTANSGSAGGGGSKVIQVTAAENFWGSIATQLGGEHVKVTSIITNPDTDPHSYEPTAADGRTIADADFVITNGIGYDAWSDKLLATNPASGRTALKVGDLLGLKEGDNPHQWYSADSLHKVIDQITADYKKLDPADAAYFDAQQATFTTKTLAQYNQLEADIKAKYAGTPIGASESIVTPLAESLGLKMLTPETFLDAESEGTDPTAADKSTIDQQIAQKQIAIYVFNTQNSDPDVMAQVAAAKAKGIPVAQVTETLAPASATFQDWQVQQLQGIEAALKQATGK